DNA from Campylobacter concisus:
TTTGGAGGCGTTAGGCCATAAAGCACTATGCCACTTTCATTGTTTATGATCTTATCTTTTAACATTTTCTAACTTTTTTTGAAATTTAAACGGAGTTTAGCGCCTAGGCTAGCTAGACGCTAAAATTTGGATTATAGACCTCTTACGATCTTGACAGCTTCTACCATGTTTTTAAGGCTTGGCTCGACCTCTTCCCATTTTCTTGTTTTTAGGCCACAATCTGGGTTGATCCAGAGCTGCTCTTTTGGTAAGACTTCAAGCAGAGCTTTGATCTGAGCGACGATCTCCTCGACACTTGGCACACGTGGGCTGTGGATGTCGTAAACGCCAGGTCCGACCTCTTGTTTGTAGCCAACGGCTTTAAAAATTTTAAGTAGCTCGTTGCCACTTCTTGCAGTCTCGATACTAATAACATCAGCGTCCATAGCTTCAATAGTCTTAATAATATCGTTAAATTCAGAGTAGCACATATGTGTGTGGATCTGAGTTTTTGCCTCGGCTGAGCTTACTGAAAGCTTGAAACAATCAACCGCAAATTTCTCATAAGCTGGGATGTTTTCAGCTCTTAGCGGATAGCCTTCTTTAAACGCCGCTTCATCGACTTGGATCACTCTGATGCCTGCATTTTGAAGGTCTGCGATCTCGTCATAGATACAAAGTGCAAGTTGCTTTGCTACCTCACTTCTTGGCAGATCGTCACGCACAAAGCTCCAGTTTAGCATAGTCACAGGACCTGTTAGCATGCCCTTCATTACGTGTTTTGTGATGCTTTGAGCGTATTTCATCCACTTAACAGTCATCGGCTCTGGGCGGCTCACGTCACCAAAGAGAAGTGGTGGCTTGACGCAGCGGCTGCCATAGCTTTGCACCCAGCCATTTTGGCTAAATGCATATCCGCTGATCTGCTCGCCAAAGTACTCAACCATGTCGTTTCTCTCTGGCTCGCCGTGTACCAGTACGTCTAGGCCGATATCTTCTTGGAATCTCACGCAGTGATCGATGTATTTTTTGATGCCTGCTTCATAAGCAGCTGCGTCGATCTCGCCTTTTTTGAAATTTTGGCGAAGTACGCGAAGATCAACTGTTTGAGGGAAGCTGCCTATCGTTGTTGTTGGCAAGATACCGTATTTTAGTGTTTCGCGTTGGATCTTGATGCGGTCTTCAAATTTCTCGTCACGCTCAAATTTACTTAAATTTTTAATGCGGTTTTGAACGCTTTCAGAGTGGATGAGTTTTGAAGTAGCGCGAGTTTTAACAGCATTTTTGTTCTCTTCGTAAATTTTAGCTTCAGCATCATTTAGTTTCTCGCCATTTGCTAGTTTTGTGATGATCTTGATCTCATCAAGCTTCTCAACCGCAAAGCTTAGCCAGCTTTTGATCTCTGGGTTTAAATTCTCTTCATATTTTAATGTATAAGGCACGTGAAGAAGTGAGCATGAAGTGCCGATGTAAAAGTCTTTTCCGCCTATTTTTTCTGAAATTTCACCTACGAGTTTTACTTTCTCATCGATGTTGCTTTTCCAGATGTTTCTACCATCGATCACGCCAGCAAATAGTGTCAAATGGCTATTTTTGATAGTCTCAAGTGCTTCGAAATTTCTCTTGCCGTGAATGAAGTCAAGTGCTATGCCATAAATTTTAGTTTTAGCCACTTCGCTAACTGCCTTGATCGCATGCTCAAAATATGTCGCAAACACGATCTTGATGTTTTTTGCAACGCCTGTTAGCTCGTTATAAACCTTTGTGATAAGTGGCAAAAGGTCGCTTTCGTTTTTGTCAGTTACAAAGATCGGCTCGTCAAACTGCACTAAAATTTCATCATCAAGCTTAGAAATTTGCTCAAGTAGCTTTTTATACTCTCCTACAAGAGAGTCAAGGTGCTTAAATGGGCAGCTGCCGTCAGTCGTCTTTGAAAGAGCCAAAAATGTGATAGGGCCGATCAAATTTACCTTGCCTTTTACGCCGTTAGCCTTCGCCTCTTTGTATTCATTTAAAATTTTGTCCGCTTTTAGGCTAAATTTACTCTCGCTGCTAAGCTCTGGCACGATGTAGTGGTAGTTTGTGTTAAACCACTTTGTCATCTCCATCGCAACGCCATTTTTGTTGCCTCTTGAACAAGCAAAATATTGCTCCAAGCCGCTTAAATTTGCAAACCTTGGAGGCGTAGCGCCAAAAGCGATGATGTTATCAAGCATTAGGTCGTAAAATGAAAAATCATTAACGCTAATGGCCGAAATGCTAGCATCTTGTTGATATTTCCAGTGTCTTTGGCGAAGCGTCTTTGCAGTCTCTTGTAAATTCTCTTCACTAAAGCCCTCTTTGCCAGCCCAAAAACCCTCTAACGCGCGCTTTAACTCTCTTTTCTCTCCGATTCTTGGAAAACCTAAAACATAACTTTTTATCATTTTTATCCTTTTTAAATTTAAATTTACAGACGAAAATTCGCTCTGCGGACTACTATAAAACTGTGTCATGCACAGCAACCTTGAATATTTTTATGCAGGTACAATGGGGCTAGAATTACGAAACCGCTCCCTTATCCCTGCGACCCAAACCCCAGCACGTTCAATGTTGTTGTGCTGCGCACAAGTCTGGGTCACACCACACGCGGTGGATGACACCCGCTTCTTCTTAGACTAAAGTAAAATTTATAAAAAACCCTGCTAAAAAGATCCTTGCCAAATTTCAGGCATTGCTTAGCTTTGCTATTAAAAATGCAGTTACAATGCAGCGGACCTGCTAGCAAAAATGGATTTATCTCAATGTGAAAAAATGTAAAATCATTTAAAAATTTGCGTGATTTTTGAAAATCGCTGATATGTTTTTTGCCGAGATTAATGAGCTTTATGCATGGGACAAGGCATCAGCGTTTTTCCTTTGAGATAAATTTTGTCCGGCATTATAAACGCTCTTTGCCAAATTTTTGTTTAAGGCTTGGG
Protein-coding regions in this window:
- the metE gene encoding 5-methyltetrahydropteroyltriglutamate--homocysteine S-methyltransferase codes for the protein MIKSYVLGFPRIGEKRELKRALEGFWAGKEGFSEENLQETAKTLRQRHWKYQQDASISAISVNDFSFYDLMLDNIIAFGATPPRFANLSGLEQYFACSRGNKNGVAMEMTKWFNTNYHYIVPELSSESKFSLKADKILNEYKEAKANGVKGKVNLIGPITFLALSKTTDGSCPFKHLDSLVGEYKKLLEQISKLDDEILVQFDEPIFVTDKNESDLLPLITKVYNELTGVAKNIKIVFATYFEHAIKAVSEVAKTKIYGIALDFIHGKRNFEALETIKNSHLTLFAGVIDGRNIWKSNIDEKVKLVGEISEKIGGKDFYIGTSCSLLHVPYTLKYEENLNPEIKSWLSFAVEKLDEIKIITKLANGEKLNDAEAKIYEENKNAVKTRATSKLIHSESVQNRIKNLSKFERDEKFEDRIKIQRETLKYGILPTTTIGSFPQTVDLRVLRQNFKKGEIDAAAYEAGIKKYIDHCVRFQEDIGLDVLVHGEPERNDMVEYFGEQISGYAFSQNGWVQSYGSRCVKPPLLFGDVSRPEPMTVKWMKYAQSITKHVMKGMLTGPVTMLNWSFVRDDLPRSEVAKQLALCIYDEIADLQNAGIRVIQVDEAAFKEGYPLRAENIPAYEKFAVDCFKLSVSSAEAKTQIHTHMCYSEFNDIIKTIEAMDADVISIETARSGNELLKIFKAVGYKQEVGPGVYDIHSPRVPSVEEIVAQIKALLEVLPKEQLWINPDCGLKTRKWEEVEPSLKNMVEAVKIVRGL